The genomic segment ttcttgctgaagctcaaacgtgctgcgtaacacgagaatgaacctcactggttcttgcggaagctcaaacgtgctgcgtaacacgagaatgaacctcactggttcttgtggaagctcaaacgtgctgcgtaacacgagaatgaacctcattggttcttgctgaagctcaaatgtgctgcgtaacacgagaatgaacctcactggttcttgctgaagctcaaacgtgctgcgtaacacgagaataaacctcactggttcttgctgaagctcaaacgtgctgagTAACACTCGAAAATAaagctcattggttcttgcacgtcaagagaatcatgtctcttcagaaaatcttggactaaactttttgaagcgtcaaagtggtagttgcgtagctgtcaatggaggaacagaaagctctcagatttcacaaatcttcatttgtgttctgaagatgaacgaaattcgtacaggtgtggaacgacacgagggtgagtaattaatgaaagacctttcatttttgggtgaactaaccctttaagtgactTCCTTTATCTTCAACTAATgataataatgtaatgtataaaTGTGCAGCAGCTGTAAATTACCATATACATTAACTTTGAACTTCTAGTTCGAGTAACCTGACGGTGAGAGATACTTTATAAAGTCCAGAATCACTGGTACTGATATTCCAAATGGTCAATGATTCACTCTCTTGATCTAGATCCAATCTGCAAGTCTCTCTTCAAAACTGGTAAAAAATGTTTCCATTATTCATCTGTGCTATACGGGTGGTAAAATGGTCACTTTAAAAAAAGCTAGATTGTCTCAGTGTTTCTCTTCAGCTGAGCTCCTGTATGTAGAGTCAGAATGTCTCCCTCCTTCACTGTCTTTACCTCATCCTGATTACCATTCACAAGGTCTGAAACAATATGAATATGCGTTAAATATAGGTTATATGTTGTTGGACATGACAGATACAATTACAATTGTTAAATGCAGCACCTCTGACAACGCTCTTCTGCAGAAATGCAGATATTCCCAGTTGAAATGGCAAGTAATTTGATATGTATTTGAAACGGTATTTGTATGGAGGATACACCTGTTTATTTGTACTTAAatgctttcattttatttgtatcagTGTGCAGAAAAGCGTGCCAAAACCACAAACTCTCACCTGTTCTCAAGTTGTCTTTATACATAATAATCTAATTTAACCACTTCCCCTCGCTCAAAATTGCATTCTCAGCTTTAATTCACATTAAACAATTACAcctttatccaaagtgacttacaaatgaggaactTTGCTAGCTATTCATCATAAACTATAATATCTTTTGACTGGTATCCTTAACTACCAACACAAGTCAAATTTCTAAGACAGTATCTGCCAAGAACAACTACATGGTCTACTTCTCTCTTGTTGATGCTTTCACTTCCTTTATTGTTTTCATAGGTGAGATCTCTGAACCACAAAGGAAGTCCTCATTACTGCTGCTACATCACCCCTTCTGTTAAAGTAACTCGTACATAGATTTTTCCCCTTTCATTTTTTACTTATCCTCTTCATATCACACAATATATTCACCTGTCTTTTCACAAATAACCTTCATGATTAAGGGAGCATTTCTAGATTTACTCTATGAAACTGTGGAACAGTGATTGTTTTTGATGTGAACAGcaagttttattaaacaaaacaatgtgAAAATTGTTATTTCACATGGCCAAAAGccaaagaaaaaacataaaGATCATAAAGGAGccaatagtgttgtcaaaagtaccggtacttcggtaccaagtcggtactgaaattttgaaaatgtgacgataccagcatttctgtagtaccggtagtaccgagaatattcggtacccactgataaaaagctttgtttacaaaagaaataataggttagcaattaaatgtgacatcacagccatggaaacattttggttcatacCAAATGAGAGAGGTAGGTGAGTCCATTTCAttcgcttttaggcctattataggtTATGCttattctttactgtggtaaagtagaaaaaacactgtaggacagaaaccttttcagtttctatttaacacagtttgtgcttgttattagacttaaaacggcgcgtcaagtttatttgtatagcgcgtttcacacacgctggtgatttttactttcgctttctctggcagcgctaaatcaaatatagcctgaatatgtgaagataaaactcactcttcagaccttttacaacaagtgtcagttgcttgtaacatcaggagataacatgaagatattattaaagagaaatggtctctttcctgctcgtgtcccacatccctctcaaagagcagagcaGTAGGCtttatgacgcatctttgtgtagaaataaaaaacgaatgtttttttttatttttttaaatagtcgtaatatttaactttcttattatttaggttacccttatttaccgatatttatttcatagttgtacaggctgtagtgtgtcgtttctttgaaggaatagctaaaataaacacgcacgtctgttacaaaatggatgtttgagcattttttttttttttttcaaaatttatttttgaggtatatatacacacacacgaacatacacacacgctccaaatatttatatgtatgattaccatatttaatatgtttttaaaataggctatataaaatagtaaaatagttccaacagattttgctgtggtaccgaaattggtacagaGAACCGTACAATTtttatggtattggtaccgactactggaattttggtaccgtgacaacactaggaGCCAAAAATATTAGAAGTGCTGCAATGCCAATTTTCCAGAATAGAAGACTACAAAAaggtacaaaattagtgcagaCTACTGAATGTATTCAAGTATGAGCAACTATGAGCAACTAtcattaaccctttaagggcaACGTATCCCCTGAGATACAAACATTTACAGACTATGAAGATTATGAgattatgaaaaatgtaaaaattaaattcataaaatttcaACATGAACTTAATAAGCTAATGCTTAAcaacaactttttaaacatgTAAGTCCCCTCCAAATATtgcaaatatgtgaaatatacaAACTTTTATCTGAAGGTGAGTAGATTTCCCACTACAGGtgttcatgttgtttttaaatgctgcCCGTGAGCTGAACAAATAATGTATGAACGAAGTCACCAGATCTAAATATtcacaacaaacacactttcaaCTAGAAACTAAGAAATGAAACCAACTCTTTCCCTGCTTCCTCTACcttggcctcatgggatagtaaattatccattgtatgcacacttcagaatctcagcaGAAATAGTAGGTAATCCGGGGACTTTTTGCTGAATCTTTTATGATTACTGCAAATTCAGACATAggtcttttgtcacatactgtttttcgcctactatataggcCTAGTAGGGAAGTAGGctatgcgatttcagatgcagcctacatgtcaaaattattttgtgtatttttgcacaagattaatatAGGGagatatgtgtttgtgtttactcTTCTGTTGTGTTGGGATTTATAGACGTTTCTGTTATGTTACAGTTTTTCAGGTTACCACTAATCTTTGAGTTTGGTAACTTTAAAACTATAAGGTTCCTTCACATNNNNNNNNNNNNNNNNNNNNNNNNNNNNNNNNNNNNNNNNNNNNNNNNNNNNNNNNNNNNNNNNNNNNNNNNNNNNNNNNNNNNNNNNNNNNNNNNNNNNNNNNNNNNNNNNNNNNNNNNNNNNNNNNNNNNNNNNNNNNNNNNNNNNNNNNNNNNNNNNNNNNNNNNNNNNNNNNNNNNNNNNNNNNNNNNNNNNNNNNNNNNNNNNNNNNNNNNNNNNNNNNNNNNNNNNNNNNNNNNNNNNNNNNNNNNNNNNNNNNNNNNNNNNNNNNNNNNNNNNNNNNNNNNNNNNNNNNNNNNNNNNNNNNNNNNNNNNNNNNNNNNNNNNNNNNNNNNNNNNNNNNNNNNNNNNNNNNNNNNNNNNNNNNNNNNNNNNNNNNNNNNNNNNNNNNNNNNNNNNNNNNNNNNNNNNNNNNNNNNNNNNNNNNNNNNNNNNNNNNNNNNNNNNNNNNNNNNNNNNNNNNNNNNNNNNNNNNNNNNNNNNNNNNNNNNNNNNNNNNNNNNNNNNNNNNNNNNNNNNNNNNNNNNNNNNNNNNNNNNNNNNNNNNNNNNNNNNNNNNNNNNNNNNNNNNNNNNNNNNNNNNNNNNNNNNNNNNNNNNNNNNNNNNNNNNNNNNNNNNNNNNNNNNNNNNNNNNNNNNNNNNNNNNNNNNNNNNNNNNNNNNNNNNNNNNNNNNNNNNNNNNNNNNNNNNNNNNNNNNNNNNNNNNNNNNNNNNNNNNNNNNNNNNNNNNNNNNNNNNNNNNNNNNNNNNNNNNNNNNNNNNNNNNNNNNNNNNNNNNNNNNNNNNNNNNNNNNNNNNNNNNNNNNNNNNNNNNNNNNNNNNNNNNNNNNNNNNNNNNNNNNNNNNNNNNNNNNNNNNNNNNNNNNNNNNNNNNNNNNNNNNNNNNNNNNNNNNNNNNNNNNNNNNNNNNNNNNNNNNNNNNNNNNNNNNNNNNNNNNNNNNNNNNNNNNNNNNNNNNNNNNNNNNNNNNNNNNNNNNNNNNNNNNNNNNNNNNNNNNCTCGCGGtgagtgtgtgattgtgtgtgtttgtgtctgagaGAAACTTCTTCAGACTCTCATCGAGTCTTTAGTTCGTGTCGCTCGAGCACAAAGTGAATCAGGAGAGATTCACACTCGATGACTCAGTGTTTGTGTTGTGAGACTCGAGGAACCTGAAGTCCCGCGGTTACTGTAACACGTGCTCGATACATTCACTGTTACTTTCAAACGAGTCTTTCATGTCGCCGCTCATTGTCAGTCGGAAGCCGCTTTTGTCTTtgatgtttgagctgtttgttTATTGCGTCTGTCTCGGTCTCTCATTCCTGTGCTCAGTTAGGTCCGGTGGGCTCGGTTCGGGTCGTAATGCAGTCTTCATCagtgtttcttcttcttctgtcaAGTTTTTCTCTTGCTTTGGCCTGTAATAAAGCTCTGTGCGCAAGTGACGTCAGCAAGTGTCTCATTCAGGTAAGAGTCtcatatttatgtattatgttGGTTTTTGATGGAtcacaaacaaacacttgaGCATTTTCAGCTTCATAATTCTCATGTGCATCTACTGGTTCTGAATCACTTTTCATGGAGCTTCATGGCTGttcttgtgttgttgttgttgtggagCAGGAATTGTGTCAGTGCCGGCCGTCCGATGGGAACTGCTCGTGTTGTAAGGAGTGTATGATGTGTCTGGGAACTCTCTGGGAGGAGTGCTGTGACTGTGTGGGTAAGATCATCATGTTATCAGTATATTACAGAACCTTCTCATCCGCTGCATCATCTGTTCTGAAGGAAGAAATAATCAAGTGCATATAAACATGTACACTTacatatgttacaaaagaggTCAAACTCATctgcataaataaattaatcttttttttttttttttgattcatGTGAGATTTTTAATAAAGTGAGGCTTTAGATTGTGAactcttttcacatttttcatcCTGTTACAGTGATGGTAATTGTGactctttatctcacaattctgactttataacttgtttgtctcacaattctgagtaaAAAAGTCTGAGTTGTgcgaaatataatatattaaactcACATTGTGAGAGGAagaagtcagaaatgtgagtttATTCCTCACAATTCCAACATTATTTTCGCTCTTTATTTCTTGCTATCGCATGCGTATTTCTCTtccattctgactttttcttgtgATTCCGACACCAATTCCTGCTATCCCAATATTTCTCACTaatctgactttgtttcttaccATTCCGACATTATTTCTCACCATTCTGACTTTTTTGTGATTCCAACATTATTTCttgcgattctgactttttcttgtgTTTCCAACTAATTTCTCACCTTTCCGACTTTTCTTGCCATTCCGACATTATTTCTTGTGATTCTGACATTAATTCTCACCATTCCAACTTTATTCCGATTCCAACATTGTTTCTTGCCATTCAGACTTTTTCTCATGATTCTGATTTTCGTGATTCTGACTTTCTTGCCATTCCAACTTCATGTCTCGCCATTCTGATGTTATGTGTCACCATTCCAACTTTTCTTGTGATTCCAACATTATTTCTTGTGATTCCGACATTTTCACTATTCCAATGCTATTACAACATTTCTCACCATTCCAACTTTATTACAATTCCAACACTATTTCTTGCCATTCTGAGGTTATTTCTCACCATTCCAACTTTTTCTTGTGATTCCGACATAATTTCTTGCATTATTTCCGACTGATTTCTCGCCCTTTCCACTTTTCTTGTTATTCCGACATTATTTCTTGTGATTCTGATATTAATTCTCGCTATTCCAAAACTATTCCAACATTATTTCTTGCCATTTCAACATTATTACTTGTGATTCCGACATTATTTCTCGTGATTCTGAGGTTATTTCTcgtgattctgactttttctcgtgATTCTGACTTTCTTGTGAttccgactttatttctcgccaTTCCAACTTTTCTCATAATTCCAACATTTCTCGTGATTCCAACATTTCTCACCATTCCAGTGGTATTCCAACATCTCACTAATCCGACTTATTTCTCACCATTCTGACTTTTTTGTGATTCCGACATTATTTCTTGCCTTTCCGACTTTTCTCGTGATTCCAACTAATTTCCGCCAATCCGACTTTTCTTGTGATTCCGACATTAATTCTCACTATTCCAACACTTCTTGCCATTTCAACTTTATTCCGATTCCAACATTATTTCTCGCCATTCTGAGTTTTTCTCGCCATTCCAACTTTTTCTTGTGATTCGGACTTTCTTGTAAtccgactttatttctcgccaTTCGGACTTTTCTCGTGATTCCTACATTAGTTCTCGCTATTCCAACATTATTTAtcactattctgactttattctgACTTTGTCTCTCGCCATTCTGAGGTTATTTCTTGCGAATTAAAActttagaattgtgagaaatataataaaatatataaaactcgcaattgcaaggaaaaaatctcataattctgacattagctgtcgcaattctgaattcataattcgcagttctgacttttttcttttgtgagaGATAAAGAATTGCAAGAATAacaagaattgtgagataaaaagttacaattactttagttttttttttttttttaattctgtggcagaaacaagcttctataacagcctttatttatttatttatttatttattttgtcagtcTAAATCGAGTTGATATTTAGTTTGTTCTGAGAGCTGAAGGTGCTTGatgttttatttgagtgtttctGTTCCTCTCAGGCATGTGTAACCCCAAGAACTACAGCGACACGCCGGCGACGGCCAAGAGTACGGTGGAGGAGCTGTACCGGCCCATCCCGTCGCTCTTCCGCGCGCTGACCGAGGGCGAAGCGCCCATCAACATGATGGTGGTGTCCTTCCCCGTGGCCGAGGAACTGTCCTACCACGAGAACCTGGTGTCCTTCCTGGAGACGATGGAGGACGCGCACCAGAGCGTCTCGCTGCCGGGGAACAGCATCCGCGCCAGCTACGACACGCAAGGTGAGGAAAGAGCGCTCGCCTCGCGCTTCACTGAGCAGGAACGTCATTAGCTTGAGCTTCATTCATTCCGGCGGTGACCTTGTGACCCTGAGCTGTGACGGTAATGAGACGTCCAGCGGCGAGCAGGTGTCCGGACTGACCAGACGGAAATGCATCAGATCACTTCACAATTAATGACATTTATGTCACACTGGAGTTGATATATTTGACTCACACATTACTGGTAAAAGTTTAGAATAATTgagatttgttaatgtttatgaaagagtctcttctgttcaccgaggctgcgtttatttgatcaaaactacagtaaaattgtgaaatattattccaatgtaaatcagctgttttttatgtgaatatatagtaaactataatttattcctgtgatcaaagctgaattttcagcatcattactccagtcttcagtgtcacatgatccttcagaaatcattctaatatgatggaaaacattttaaaaaatcttagttattctaaacttttgaccagtagtgtactATTTTATTAACGAGAAATGATTCGTTTTAAATGTTTCAAGTTAATTTCAGTGTGTCTTTAAATAACTGATGaacttttagtttttaattgaCTTAATATGTCAATTTGGACTTGgcatttcataattttattttttttgtgtcataattatgactgcATATCATAACTTTGGCTTtccatgtcataattatgacggcatttcataatttcaactcttttttttgttataattttgactttaggTCATAGTTAGtcatgacttagtatgtcaatttAAACTTtgcatgtattaatttaaatttttttataattatgaatGCATGTCATAatcttgatttttaatttcaactttataatttttactttttaaggtcataatttttttttttgtcaatttttacTTTGCCTGtcataatttttttgtcataattttgacttcattattttgattttgtatgtcataatttttactttataaaatgcaaagtaaaaattatgaaaaaatgaattataacatgcaatttcatttttgtgataattttgACTTTCCATGTCCATTTTGATTGTcgtatttttgtcataattcttACTTTACAACATGCAAAGTAAAAATGA from the Ctenopharyngodon idella isolate HZGC_01 chromosome 22, HZGC01, whole genome shotgun sequence genome contains:
- the twsg1b gene encoding twisted gastrulation protein homolog 1-B yields the protein MQSSSVFLLLLSSFSLALACNKALCASDVSKCLIQELCQCRPSDGNCSCCKECMMCLGTLWEECCDCVGMCNPKNYSDTPATAKSTVEELYRPIPSLFRALTEGEAPINMMVVSFPVAEELSYHENLVSFLETMEDAHQSVSLPGNSIRASYDTQDKMCTVVYFDDCVSIRQCKQYCESMGGSKYRWFHNACCECIGPECVDYGSKSVKCMNCLY